The Leptospira fletcheri genome includes a region encoding these proteins:
- a CDS encoding ATP-binding cassette domain-containing protein, with protein sequence MAARNSEDAVVITGLTVLSGSTPLLDRCDFRIRKGEIHAVIGESGSGKTTLANFLLGLLDRNLESRWEDFFLFGEKMQGSGWSEKWKEWRGKRISLIPQSPALGFHPYRKISSQVLEYFSVLQPELSDRQICLELFEKIGLSDPKSAWDAHPHSLSGGERQRILVLLSLYSNAELILADEPTSALDPITSREILDLLSGLVRQKERSLVFISHDLGSVSNFADTISVLKRGRLVETLSHSFSTWAPKTDYARKLFEIDSFPPYFA encoded by the coding sequence TTGGCGGCTCGTAATTCGGAAGACGCAGTGGTCATTACAGGGTTGACCGTCCTTTCCGGATCCACTCCTCTTTTGGATCGATGCGATTTTCGGATCCGAAAAGGCGAAATTCATGCGGTGATCGGAGAGTCCGGGAGCGGAAAAACCACGCTTGCGAATTTTCTGTTGGGATTATTGGATCGGAATCTGGAGTCCAGATGGGAAGATTTTTTTCTTTTCGGAGAAAAGATGCAGGGCTCCGGTTGGAGTGAAAAATGGAAAGAATGGAGGGGAAAACGGATCAGTCTGATTCCCCAAAGTCCGGCATTGGGTTTCCATCCCTATCGAAAGATTTCTTCCCAAGTGCTGGAATACTTTTCCGTGCTCCAACCGGAACTCTCCGATCGACAGATCTGCCTGGAGTTATTCGAAAAAATAGGACTTTCCGATCCGAAATCGGCCTGGGATGCGCACCCCCATTCTCTGTCCGGTGGGGAAAGGCAGAGAATTCTAGTATTACTTTCGCTGTATTCGAATGCGGAATTGATTCTAGCGGACGAACCGACTTCCGCTCTGGATCCGATTACTAGTCGGGAAATTCTGGACCTTTTGTCGGGTTTGGTCCGACAGAAAGAGAGAAGTCTGGTATTCATCAGCCATGATCTAGGCTCCGTATCGAATTTTGCGGATACGATCAGCGTGTTGAAAAGAGGACGCTTGGTAGAGACGCTTTCCCATTCTTTTTCGACCTGGGCTCCAAAAACCGATTACGCAAGAAAACTGTTTGAAATAGACTCCTTTCCCCCATACTTTGCTTAG
- a CDS encoding D-sedoheptulose 7-phosphate isomerase has protein sequence MDLKEIAVKQIQSSIATKQAVLDHLLPEIVKSGQILAETLRNGNLVLFCGNGGSSCDASHIAAELVVRYKSGNERRALPAISLSADSAVLTAGGNDYGYEEIFARQVEAFGKEGDLLVGISTSGNSRNVISAVEKAKSLGMKTICFLGGDGGKLKGKSDLDLIVPSGETARVQESHILIGHILCSIVESELFQLH, from the coding sequence ATGGATCTAAAAGAAATTGCGGTGAAACAAATCCAATCCTCCATCGCTACAAAGCAGGCGGTTCTGGATCATCTGCTTCCTGAAATCGTAAAATCCGGCCAAATATTGGCCGAAACGCTTCGAAACGGAAATCTGGTTCTTTTTTGCGGAAACGGAGGTTCCTCTTGCGACGCTTCTCATATCGCCGCAGAATTGGTGGTTCGATACAAATCCGGAAACGAAAGGAGAGCGCTTCCTGCGATTTCTCTTTCGGCGGATTCGGCAGTGTTGACCGCCGGGGGGAACGATTACGGATACGAAGAAATTTTTGCCAGACAGGTGGAAGCGTTCGGAAAGGAAGGAGATTTGCTCGTAGGGATTTCCACAAGCGGGAATTCCAGAAACGTGATCTCCGCCGTGGAGAAGGCCAAAAGTCTCGGAATGAAAACGATCTGTTTTTTAGGGGGGGACGGGGGCAAGCTCAAAGGAAAAAGCGACTTGGATTTGATTGTTCCGAGCGGAGAGACGGCTCGCGTCCAGGAATCGCATATTCTCATCGGACATATCCTATGTTCCATCGTAGAGTCGGAACTGTTTCAGTTGCATTAG
- a CDS encoding LBBP_01157 family protein, with amino-acid sequence MSEGRNKGKGSFWSRFLFWKRKNSEQDLPGEPTVRESRGYTWELKDLREKVDRFFLTRKKQSGTIFESTTLKLTKNNRHLFRLEGKEKSGREYSILFVTGNYLNELNGKVNGVVFLGEADLNRILSSDQKSLKGILSGIQTPDWDEESWSLLQEEPELRKSSDSWKEVLAWEPIWSQQVIIHLRPNVLAVLLVFMGKEFEDFFRKNSAVRVQEMVSKELYFLNVSGNRDFPHSENLSLYEFDSAKRELESVLNRIRSKREKI; translated from the coding sequence ATGTCTGAGGGGCGAAACAAGGGGAAAGGTTCTTTTTGGAGCCGATTTCTGTTCTGGAAGAGAAAAAACTCGGAGCAGGATCTTCCCGGGGAACCGACAGTACGGGAAAGCCGAGGGTATACTTGGGAATTGAAAGATCTGAGGGAGAAAGTGGACCGGTTCTTTCTGACCCGTAAAAAGCAGAGTGGTACGATCTTCGAGTCGACTACTCTGAAATTGACCAAGAACAATCGGCATCTGTTTCGATTGGAGGGAAAGGAAAAGTCGGGCAGAGAATATTCCATTCTATTCGTAACGGGAAATTATTTGAACGAGCTGAACGGAAAAGTGAACGGAGTCGTGTTTTTAGGAGAGGCCGATTTGAACCGAATCCTTTCCTCCGACCAAAAGAGTCTCAAGGGAATTCTTTCCGGTATTCAAACGCCCGATTGGGATGAGGAATCTTGGTCTCTTTTACAGGAAGAACCGGAGCTTCGTAAATCCTCGGATTCCTGGAAGGAGGTCCTTGCATGGGAACCGATCTGGAGCCAGCAAGTGATCATCCATTTGAGGCCGAACGTATTGGCGGTTCTATTAGTGTTTATGGGAAAGGAATTCGAGGATTTTTTCCGCAAGAACTCTGCGGTAAGAGTGCAGGAAATGGTTTCAAAGGAATTGTATTTCCTAAACGTAAGCGGAAACAGGGATTTTCCTCATTCCGAAAATCTTTCCTTATATGAATTCGATTCCGCAAAACGAGAATTGGAATCCGTTTTGAATCGAATTCGGTCCAAAAGAGAGAAGATATAA
- a CDS encoding glycosyltransferase family 2 protein, translating into MSEKKIESPRSTSKKRKKSNPATLVSSHPRFNKHLSVAVITYNEERNIGDCIRSCRDIAEEIVVLDSNSTDKTEEISRSFPEVKFRSQKFSGHVEQKNDAIALCKNEWILSLDADERLSDELKESLRIFLESPEDGALDGLKVARLTFHMGRFIRFSGWYPQTKYRIFRKSKARWTGENPHDYLVVDGKGKKISGDILHYSFRDLSHQVDTINKFSSIVAWTRFRKGKVFRLTRTIYKPFVKFWEIYLFKLGFLDGFPGFAIAVSSAYSTFLKEAKIYELSDHLIQRPSNLREDYGA; encoded by the coding sequence ATGTCCGAAAAAAAAATAGAATCCCCTCGATCGACGAGCAAAAAAAGGAAGAAATCGAATCCGGCTACGCTTGTCTCTTCCCACCCCAGATTCAACAAACACCTCTCCGTCGCGGTCATCACGTACAATGAAGAAAGAAATATCGGAGATTGTATTCGTTCCTGCCGAGATATCGCCGAGGAAATCGTCGTTCTGGATTCGAATAGTACGGACAAGACGGAGGAAATCAGTAGATCCTTCCCTGAGGTGAAATTCCGTTCCCAAAAATTTAGCGGGCATGTGGAACAGAAAAACGATGCGATCGCCCTTTGTAAAAACGAGTGGATTCTCTCTTTGGATGCGGACGAAAGGTTGAGCGACGAATTGAAAGAGTCTCTCCGCATTTTTTTGGAGAGTCCGGAGGACGGAGCTCTGGACGGACTTAAGGTGGCTAGACTTACGTTCCACATGGGAAGGTTCATCCGTTTTTCCGGTTGGTATCCTCAGACGAAATACAGGATCTTTCGCAAATCCAAGGCGCGCTGGACCGGGGAGAATCCGCACGACTATCTAGTCGTCGACGGAAAGGGAAAAAAAATTTCCGGAGATATTTTACATTACAGTTTTCGCGATTTGTCTCACCAAGTGGACACGATCAATAAATTCTCTTCCATCGTAGCCTGGACTCGGTTTCGAAAGGGCAAGGTGTTTCGGTTGACGCGCACGATCTATAAACCTTTCGTAAAGTTTTGGGAGATCTATCTTTTTAAACTGGGATTTCTGGACGGGTTTCCGGGATTTGCGATCGCAGTTTCTTCCGCCTACTCCACTTTTTTAAAGGAAGCCAAAATCTACGAACTTAGCGATCATTTGATCCAAAGACCTTCCAACCTCCGAGAGGATTACGGAGCCTAG
- a CDS encoding O-antigen ligase family protein, with protein sequence MKIESFSLDRMESGTLSRLSEKGSFYSLLFLLITFPLSVSVSQIFAGLAVFLFLVAGPRVWEKSRPFLFPFGLILGVYLFVFLSSVWHLDGNGDFWKNFAKQSEAGDFWLCLIFPVAAAHAAEESNSRKIRRFIWISFFLLLLSGLVSIFSEYRLGKFISNGFQYAPGDRKQHPAGLLFGIQSYLPIGLMNTHLTYGGLLSLYIPGLAAGFFASIRRKSGFKIGFYGILLLVGAWLFLLNQSKSAWLGVGFVCVVLLLRFGLPGKIGFSPPNIAVAGIIAGILFVCIGFSFKYLYERNWLFHRTVSQVLEVQTPENQRYWIYRNSLPLLEKTYALGLGGGKFKSAHHTLSDRSVQEQEQLWYELEITPNSHAHNDMLHFAIVGGWVSALSLLLFFIFIFRDITPSLGDQETLSPIGVGSLWVAGFFQCYLLDDEVALPFYALSGILIGSRRFQEKTNFRYTSLLLILPFLLNAFFWIWRLQTPPALAYSRQIRTENPDYEKLLEKRILPFRSEVAIRQDRLLEKVLVPNDWAEKPFQIEGCLTHRWPNPPSLRKDPFRFGIYLSPNAKNPPKQALVTVVSRESFDEDQLYWSHAQVELASERISLKSGWNSFLWKETIPLAPSPKFPTGVFFRDFKIVWEGFRKDQDVDLPAFDFGDLCDYE encoded by the coding sequence ATGAAAATCGAATCATTTTCCTTAGACCGTATGGAATCCGGAACTCTTTCCAGATTGTCGGAAAAAGGGTCTTTTTACTCCCTTCTCTTTTTACTCATTACCTTCCCTTTATCAGTTTCCGTCTCCCAAATATTTGCGGGCCTTGCGGTTTTCCTTTTCCTTGTGGCGGGACCGAGAGTTTGGGAAAAAAGCCGTCCTTTTCTATTTCCTTTCGGCCTAATTTTAGGCGTCTATCTCTTCGTATTCCTATCCTCGGTTTGGCATTTGGACGGAAACGGAGATTTCTGGAAGAATTTTGCAAAGCAATCCGAAGCCGGGGACTTTTGGCTCTGCCTGATATTCCCCGTTGCCGCGGCACACGCAGCGGAGGAATCGAATTCGCGTAAGATCCGGAGATTCATCTGGATTTCCTTCTTTCTGCTCCTGCTCTCTGGACTGGTTTCCATATTCAGCGAGTACCGACTCGGGAAATTTATTTCTAACGGTTTCCAGTATGCTCCCGGAGACAGGAAACAACACCCTGCCGGTCTCTTGTTCGGAATCCAGAGTTACCTTCCCATCGGATTGATGAATACTCATCTCACGTACGGAGGTTTGCTATCTTTGTACATTCCAGGTCTAGCGGCGGGTTTCTTCGCTTCCATTCGACGGAAATCCGGTTTCAAGATCGGATTCTACGGAATCCTTCTCCTAGTTGGGGCCTGGCTGTTTCTATTGAACCAAAGCAAATCTGCCTGGTTAGGGGTCGGTTTCGTTTGCGTAGTTCTTTTGCTTCGATTCGGATTACCGGGAAAAATCGGGTTTTCCCCGCCCAATATCGCCGTTGCAGGCATCATAGCCGGTATTCTTTTTGTGTGCATCGGCTTCAGCTTCAAATATCTCTATGAGAGGAATTGGCTCTTTCATCGAACCGTCTCCCAGGTTTTAGAAGTGCAGACTCCGGAAAATCAGAGATATTGGATTTACCGAAACAGCCTCCCCTTGCTGGAAAAAACCTACGCCCTAGGACTGGGCGGAGGAAAATTCAAATCCGCCCATCACACCCTATCCGACCGCTCCGTCCAAGAACAGGAACAGCTGTGGTACGAATTGGAGATCACTCCGAACAGCCACGCTCACAACGACATGCTGCACTTTGCGATCGTAGGCGGTTGGGTTTCCGCACTCTCGCTTCTACTTTTTTTTATATTCATTTTCCGTGATATAACCCCTTCCCTTGGAGACCAGGAAACTCTTTCACCGATAGGAGTCGGGTCTCTTTGGGTGGCCGGATTTTTTCAATGTTATCTTTTGGACGACGAGGTCGCTTTGCCGTTTTATGCGCTGTCCGGGATCCTGATCGGAAGCCGTAGATTCCAGGAAAAAACGAACTTTCGATATACCTCTCTTCTCCTGATTTTGCCGTTTCTGCTTAATGCCTTCTTTTGGATCTGGCGCTTGCAGACTCCCCCGGCTCTGGCATATTCCAGACAGATCCGAACGGAGAACCCCGATTATGAGAAATTGTTGGAAAAACGAATTCTCCCTTTTCGCTCCGAGGTAGCGATTCGGCAGGATCGGCTTTTGGAAAAAGTTCTGGTTCCGAACGATTGGGCGGAGAAGCCGTTCCAAATCGAAGGATGCCTGACGCATAGATGGCCCAACCCGCCTTCCCTTCGAAAAGATCCGTTTCGGTTCGGAATATATCTTTCTCCGAACGCCAAAAATCCGCCGAAGCAAGCCTTGGTTACCGTAGTAAGCCGGGAGTCCTTCGACGAAGACCAATTGTACTGGTCCCACGCTCAGGTAGAACTCGCCTCCGAGAGAATCTCCCTGAAATCCGGATGGAATTCTTTTCTTTGGAAGGAGACAATTCCGCTTGCCCCTTCCCCCAAGTTTCCTACGGGAGTTTTTTTCCGGGATTTTAAGATTGTCTGGGAAGGATTTCGGAAGGACCAAGATGTGGACCTTCCCGCCTTCGACTTCGGCGACCTTTGCGATTACGAATGA
- the guaA gene encoding glutamine-hydrolyzing GMP synthase has protein sequence MNQRKVIGVVDFGGQYAHLIASRIRRLGAYSEILSNEEPTESYAKFSGLVLSGGPESVYETGSPSISEKIFDLGIPILGICYGHQLMMKLLGGEVRKAGTAEYGQASLDLFSGNGSELLQGYSGGEVVWMSHGDEVVRLPEGFRATASSTDCKYAVVENVSAHRFGIQFHPEVTHTQKGNELLRNFIRICGAENTWDLTQYLALKLQELKSAIPKDKKVFLLVSGGVDSTVSYLLLTKALGQDRVKGVLIDTGFMRKDEVLHLQENLTLQGIHLHVHDSSELFYSRLKGKKDPEEKRKIVGNLFLEAQEDCAKELGLNSEEWILGQGTIYPDTIESGGTKHSHTIKTHHNRVEAIQKLMEEGKVVEPIKDLYKDEVRELGTVLGLPKEWTLRHPFPGPGLVVRMISQKREIIREAETELDAILADFSGVAGSILPVASVGVKGDRRSYAYCAVLSGEKEWEDWNRISTAITNRSSHINRVTLFVGPENVSIKDASFLFQPLDLDRKDSDLLREADAVVESVLRSAGIYGEIWQMPVVLLPVGKTEEERSIVLRPVHSQEAMTASFFPLDRNVLRELESKLLGIEKIRYVFFDLTNKPPGTIEWE, from the coding sequence ATGAACCAACGCAAAGTCATAGGTGTCGTCGATTTCGGCGGCCAATACGCACATTTGATCGCCTCCCGTATCCGAAGGTTAGGGGCCTATTCCGAAATTCTTTCCAACGAAGAACCTACGGAATCTTACGCGAAATTCTCCGGATTGGTTTTATCTGGAGGCCCGGAAAGCGTGTACGAGACGGGTTCGCCCTCCATTTCCGAAAAAATTTTCGATCTAGGCATTCCGATTTTAGGGATCTGTTACGGTCACCAATTGATGATGAAGCTTTTGGGGGGAGAGGTTCGAAAGGCCGGCACTGCGGAATACGGACAGGCGTCTTTGGACCTATTCTCCGGGAACGGATCCGAATTGTTGCAGGGTTATTCCGGCGGGGAAGTGGTTTGGATGAGCCATGGGGACGAAGTGGTCCGTCTACCGGAAGGTTTTCGGGCGACGGCTTCCTCTACGGACTGCAAATACGCGGTGGTCGAAAACGTCTCCGCTCATAGATTCGGAATCCAATTCCATCCCGAAGTGACCCATACCCAAAAGGGGAACGAGTTGCTACGGAATTTTATCCGGATTTGCGGAGCGGAGAATACCTGGGATCTTACCCAGTATTTGGCCCTCAAACTACAAGAATTGAAATCCGCGATTCCGAAGGATAAGAAAGTCTTTTTACTCGTTTCCGGGGGAGTGGATTCCACGGTTTCCTATCTCCTTCTTACAAAGGCACTCGGACAAGATCGGGTTAAAGGCGTCCTGATCGATACGGGTTTTATGCGGAAGGACGAGGTCTTACACCTGCAAGAAAACTTGACTCTTCAGGGAATCCACCTGCATGTTCATGATTCTTCGGAGCTATTTTATTCCAGGCTGAAGGGAAAGAAAGATCCGGAGGAGAAGAGAAAGATCGTCGGAAATCTATTTTTGGAAGCTCAGGAGGATTGCGCTAAGGAATTGGGGCTGAACTCCGAAGAATGGATTTTAGGACAGGGAACGATTTATCCTGACACGATCGAAAGCGGAGGGACGAAACATTCCCATACGATCAAAACCCACCACAATCGTGTGGAAGCCATACAAAAATTGATGGAAGAGGGGAAGGTGGTGGAACCCATCAAGGATCTCTACAAGGACGAGGTTCGGGAACTAGGAACCGTTCTCGGGCTTCCTAAGGAATGGACATTGCGCCATCCTTTTCCCGGACCGGGTTTGGTTGTCCGAATGATTTCCCAAAAGAGGGAAATCATTCGAGAAGCCGAGACCGAACTGGACGCGATTCTTGCGGATTTTTCCGGAGTGGCGGGAAGCATTTTGCCTGTCGCGTCCGTGGGTGTCAAAGGGGACAGGAGATCTTACGCGTACTGTGCAGTTCTTTCCGGAGAGAAAGAATGGGAGGACTGGAATCGTATATCGACCGCCATCACGAATCGAAGTTCTCATATCAATCGAGTGACTCTTTTTGTAGGACCGGAAAACGTTTCCATAAAAGACGCATCCTTTCTTTTTCAGCCGCTGGATCTGGATCGGAAAGATTCGGATCTTTTAAGGGAAGCGGATGCCGTGGTCGAGTCGGTTCTCCGATCTGCAGGAATCTACGGCGAAATCTGGCAAATGCCTGTGGTTCTTTTGCCGGTAGGAAAGACTGAGGAAGAAAGGAGTATCGTTCTCCGACCGGTTCATTCCCAAGAAGCCATGACTGCGAGTTTCTTCCCTTTGGATCGGAACGTTTTACGGGAATTGGAATCCAAGTTATTAGGGATCGAGAAAATTCGGTACGTATTTTTCGATCTCACCAATAAGCCTCCCGGCACGATCGAATGGGAATAG
- the queF gene encoding preQ(1) synthase, giving the protein MDDRQQETGASSYEGRQEHIPTLKLPDIESFANVYEGKDYTIDFTIPEFTAVCPKTGLPDFGTIEISYIPSDKCVELKSLKEYILAYRNLGIFHENVVNRILEDFVKSVRPKYVKVRGDYNLRGGIKTVVTREFRSEAG; this is encoded by the coding sequence ATGGACGACCGACAGCAAGAAACAGGAGCTTCTTCCTACGAAGGAAGACAGGAACACATTCCTACTCTGAAACTTCCCGATATAGAATCTTTCGCCAATGTGTACGAAGGTAAGGATTACACAATCGATTTTACCATACCGGAATTCACCGCGGTATGCCCCAAGACCGGTTTGCCGGATTTCGGTACGATAGAGATTTCCTACATTCCTTCGGACAAATGCGTGGAGCTGAAATCTTTGAAAGAATACATCCTCGCTTACCGCAATTTGGGGATCTTTCACGAAAACGTGGTCAACCGAATCTTGGAGGACTTCGTAAAATCCGTCCGTCCGAAATACGTAAAAGTAAGAGGAGATTATAATCTTCGGGGCGGGATCAAGACCGTGGTAACACGCGAATTCCGATCGGAGGCGGGTTAG
- a CDS encoding SemiSWEET transporter, with amino-acid sequence MEPTSWIGYTASLLTTISFLPQVIKVLIERKTRDISRNMYLVLTVGLGFWLAYGILKEDLPIILANSVTLVFTMVILYFKLMEKEPEEN; translated from the coding sequence GTGGAACCGACGAGTTGGATCGGATATACCGCTTCCTTATTGACGACGATTTCCTTTCTTCCCCAAGTGATCAAAGTTTTGATCGAAAGAAAGACCCGAGACATCTCGCGGAATATGTATCTGGTATTGACTGTAGGATTAGGCTTCTGGCTGGCTTACGGAATCCTTAAGGAGGATTTACCGATCATATTGGCGAATTCCGTCACGCTGGTTTTCACTATGGTGATTCTCTATTTCAAACTGATGGAGAAGGAACCGGAAGAGAACTGA
- the lsa33 gene encoding surface adhesin Lsa33, which produces MKRITIVCILAVSMGFIDCRKAKEDLQGGVITFAKGSVKLFDKAGKEKASTPDSFLMPEDRIETGKDSYADLQLTDGVVIRIKENTSLILKKIFIDSKNGELFTDLNMNKGKIFSKVSTKLGKTSQFNVTTPTVVASVRGTDFQVEDNGKSAHTLVSNGSVSVTDADDPTKQATADAGEKVSSDGKDLTEGNLTDAEKAELENDSATIQSVTEEQRARIQEILKDFQENKALILQGMEDQKQRNRELIEGAKEENRKLLEDTKNAGKEEREAIRKSGQEEKEKVKSSMDDAKKDLENQRKSLKDQALPK; this is translated from the coding sequence ATGAAACGGATTACTATCGTTTGTATTCTCGCGGTATCGATGGGTTTTATCGATTGTCGCAAGGCCAAGGAAGATCTGCAGGGTGGGGTAATCACTTTTGCAAAAGGGAGCGTAAAACTTTTCGACAAGGCCGGAAAGGAAAAGGCGTCTACTCCGGATTCCTTTCTCATGCCGGAAGACCGTATCGAAACCGGCAAGGACTCCTATGCCGATTTACAACTTACCGACGGGGTAGTGATTCGGATCAAAGAAAACACCTCTCTGATCCTGAAAAAAATCTTCATAGATTCCAAGAACGGAGAGTTGTTCACGGATCTGAACATGAACAAAGGAAAGATCTTTTCCAAAGTATCCACCAAGCTAGGAAAGACCAGCCAATTCAATGTCACCACCCCTACGGTGGTCGCTTCCGTTCGTGGTACCGACTTTCAGGTGGAGGATAACGGTAAATCGGCGCATACGCTCGTATCCAACGGATCCGTTTCCGTAACGGACGCCGATGATCCTACAAAACAAGCGACAGCCGACGCGGGAGAGAAGGTCAGTTCCGACGGAAAGGATCTCACGGAAGGGAATTTGACGGATGCTGAAAAAGCGGAACTAGAAAACGATTCGGCCACGATACAGTCCGTTACGGAGGAACAGAGAGCGCGTATCCAGGAGATCCTGAAGGACTTCCAGGAAAATAAGGCTTTGATCCTTCAGGGAATGGAAGATCAGAAACAAAGAAATCGCGAATTGATCGAGGGCGCTAAAGAGGAGAACCGCAAACTCCTGGAAGATACGAAAAATGCGGGCAAGGAAGAGCGGGAAGCCATCCGAAAATCCGGACAGGAAGAAAAGGAAAAAGTGAAATCTTCCATGGACGACGCCAAAAAGGATTTGGAAAATCAGCGTAAGTCCTTGAAAGACCAAGCACTTCCGAAATAA
- a CDS encoding ferredoxin, whose product MAQTKIAYVDKDNCTSCNQCADNLPKYFQMDDNDTSETHIGGESINQAPIPEEEWKIVQKEMDECPGECIHWKK is encoded by the coding sequence ATGGCACAGACGAAAATAGCCTATGTAGACAAGGACAACTGCACTTCCTGTAACCAATGTGCGGACAATCTACCCAAATACTTTCAAATGGACGACAACGATACGTCCGAAACCCATATCGGAGGAGAATCCATAAACCAAGCTCCGATTCCGGAAGAAGAATGGAAAATCGTCCAGAAAGAAATGGATGAATGTCCCGGAGAGTGCATTCATTGGAAAAAATAA
- the fliM gene encoding flagellar motor switch protein FliM gives MTEILSQDEIDALLNAISSGEVSEDEYSSVGEQKKVKIYDFKRPDKFSKDQIRTLQMMHETFARLATTGLSAQLRALVHVHVAAVDQLTYEEFIRSIPNPTTLAVINMDPLRGSAILEIDPSISFTIIDRLFGGKGETAKISRELSEIEMSVMEGIIVRILGNMREAWSTVIDLRPRLGNIETNPQFAQVVPPNDMVVLINLETKIGEVEGLTNLCIPYITIEPIINKLSAQYWYSSIRKGELDENRSIIQERLDQVQIPVIAEVGSVDISILDFMNLNIGDVVKLENTTTRSDMLVKVGERKKFKCLPGRVGNRLAIQIGDRVEDIPDELLGSTRSEQEY, from the coding sequence ATGACCGAAATTTTATCGCAAGACGAAATCGATGCGCTCTTAAACGCGATCTCCAGCGGGGAAGTCAGCGAAGACGAATACTCCTCGGTCGGTGAACAAAAAAAGGTCAAGATCTACGACTTCAAGCGTCCCGACAAATTTTCCAAGGACCAGATCCGAACCTTGCAGATGATGCACGAGACCTTTGCCCGCCTTGCGACGACGGGACTTTCCGCCCAGCTTCGGGCTCTCGTTCACGTTCACGTCGCGGCTGTGGACCAGCTTACGTATGAGGAGTTTATCCGTTCGATTCCGAACCCGACGACTTTGGCGGTGATCAACATGGACCCTTTGCGGGGTTCCGCAATTTTGGAGATAGATCCTTCGATTTCTTTTACGATCATCGACCGACTTTTCGGAGGAAAGGGAGAAACCGCTAAGATCTCCCGGGAACTCTCCGAGATCGAGATGAGCGTTATGGAAGGGATCATCGTCCGTATTTTAGGAAACATGCGCGAGGCCTGGTCTACGGTGATCGACCTTCGTCCTAGATTGGGAAACATAGAAACCAATCCGCAATTCGCCCAGGTGGTTCCTCCGAACGACATGGTGGTTTTGATCAACCTAGAGACCAAAATCGGAGAAGTGGAAGGTTTGACGAACCTTTGTATCCCTTACATCACGATCGAGCCGATCATCAACAAATTGTCCGCACAATACTGGTATTCTTCCATCCGGAAAGGTGAGCTGGATGAAAACCGCTCCATCATTCAGGAACGGTTGGATCAAGTTCAGATCCCAGTGATCGCGGAAGTAGGATCCGTGGACATCTCGATTTTGGACTTTATGAATTTGAATATAGGAGACGTAGTGAAGCTGGAAAACACCACGACCCGTTCCGATATGTTAGTCAAAGTGGGGGAACGAAAGAAATTCAAATGCCTCCCCGGGCGAGTCGGAAACCGTCTTGCGATTCAGATCGGTGACAGGGTGGAAGACATTCCGGACGAGCTACTGGGTTCCACCCGTTCCGAACAGGAATATTAA